One stretch of Zingiber officinale cultivar Zhangliang chromosome 6B, Zo_v1.1, whole genome shotgun sequence DNA includes these proteins:
- the LOC121992497 gene encoding putative 12-oxophytodienoate reductase 5, which produces METIVAQRMETIPLLTPYKMGKFDLPHRIAMAPMTRCRSYGNVPQPHAVLYYSQRATNGGLLITEATGVSDTAQGYPETPGVWTKEQVEAWRPIVDAVHAKGAVLFCQLWHGGRVSHNGYQPNGQDPISSSDKQIPMEALPEGNEVYSRPRRLSTEEIPEIVDWFRAAARNAIEAGFDGVEIHGANGYLVEQFLKDSCNDRIDEYGGSIANRCRFASEVVEAVADEIGADRVGIRLSPFLDFMDCWDSEPEALALHVVEELNKHGILYCHMLEPRMEMVEGKLKIPHKLLPMRKAFKGTFIVAGGYDREEGNKVVDEDYADLVAYARHFLANPDLPKRFELDAALNKYDRNTFYTQDPVVGYTDYPSLEDSS; this is translated from the exons ATGGAAACCATTGTGGCACAAAGAATGGAAACCATCCCTCTTCTTACTCCCTACAAGATGGGGAAGTTTGACCTCCCTCACAG GATCGCCATGGCCCCAATGACAAGATGCAGATCTTACGGCAACGTTCCTCAGCCTCATGCTGTTCTCTACTACTCCCAGAGAGCCACCAACGGAGGTCTCCTGATCACAGAGGCAACAGGGGTCTCAGACACTGCTCAAGG ATACCCAGAGACTCCTGGAGTGTGGACGAAAGAGCAAGTGGAGGCATGGAGGCCAATTGTGGATGCTGTTCATGCAAAGGGCGCAGTGCTCTTCTGCCAGCTCTGGCACGGTGGGAGAGTTTCCCACAATGGTTACCAGCCGAATGGTCAAGATCCAATCTCCAGCAGCGACAAGCAGATTCCGATGGAAGCGCTGCCCGAGGGCAACGAAGTCTACTCGCGTCCTCGCCGGCTGAGCACCGAGGAGATCCCTGAAATCGTCGACTGGTTCAGGGCCGCCGCCAGGAACGCCATTGAAGCTG GCTTCGATGGAGTGGAGATCCACGGAGCCAATGGCTACTTGGTCGAGCAGTTCCTGAAGGACAGCTGCAACGACCGCATCGACGAGTACGGCGGCAGCATAGCCAACCGCTGCCGGTTCGCGTCGGAGGTGGTGGAGGCGGTGGCCGACGAGATCGGAGCCGACAGAGTCGGGATCCGGCTGTCGCCGTTCTTGGACTTCATGGACTGCTGGGACTCCGAACCGGAGGCCCTCGCCTTGCACGTCGTCGAGGAGCTGAACAAGCACGGCATCCTCTACTGCCACATGCTCGAGCCGAGGATGGAGATGGTGGAGGGCAAGTTGAAGATCCCTCACAAGCTGCTGCCGATGAGGAAGGCGTTCAAGGGGACCTTCATCGTCGCCGGAGGGTACGATCGCGAAGAGGGCAACAAGGTCGTGGACGAGGATTACGCCGATCTGGTGGCGTATGCTCGGCATTTCTTGGCAAATCCCGACTTGCCGAAGAGATTCGAGCTCGATGCGGCGCTGAACAAGTATGACAGGAACACCTTCTACACTCAGGATCCGGTCGTCGGATACACCGATTACCCTTCCCTTGAAGATTCTTCCTAG